A single uncultured Acetobacterium sp. DNA region contains:
- a CDS encoding TfoX/Sxy family protein has protein sequence MASSQEFVDYVCDQISGAGVITSRKMFGEYGIYCNGKIIGLICDNQFFVKKTSGGGALLIDPEEAPPYDGAKPMFVISDLEDRDFLTAFILKSYEELPMQKARKKKVKE, from the coding sequence ATGGCATCATCACAGGAATTTGTGGATTATGTGTGCGATCAGATCAGCGGCGCAGGAGTGATTACCAGCCGTAAAATGTTCGGTGAATATGGGATCTACTGTAACGGGAAAATTATTGGCTTGATCTGTGACAACCAGTTTTTTGTCAAGAAAACCTCAGGAGGAGGAGCCTTGCTGATAGATCCGGAAGAAGCGCCGCCATATGACGGTGCCAAGCCGATGTTTGTGATCAGTGATTTGGAAGATCGGGACTTTTTGACTGCCTTTATTTTGAAATCTTATGAGGAACTGCCGATGCAGAAAGCCCGAAAGAAAAAGGTCAAAGAATAG